Part of the Poecilia reticulata strain Guanapo linkage group LG2, Guppy_female_1.0+MT, whole genome shotgun sequence genome is shown below.
TATATAGTCCTTTtaagacagacacagagaaaaGCAATTTGTCCACTTGATTGATGAATTTGTTTGCTGTATATTTTCAACACTTATGGataaattatttccacatgGCCTACATGGAAGTAGTCTGAGGCGAGGCAGTGTAGTATTGTatctcacctgtggtggcgctgtgTCACATTGCCAGTTCACTTGTTTAATAATTATGCATTTGCTGTACATGCTGATATTTAGAACAGAGAATTAGGGccacaacaagaaaaaaatttattcaattaagttatgcaaataaagtaatattatgagaataaagatgCAAGAGAAAAGACATAACAGTATAAAGTCATGGTTTTAAGAAAATAGTCATATTTTTAAGAGTATAATcccatacaaaaataaagttaaaattataCGAGGATAAAATTATAATACTACAACCtaattatcaaaatattttcactttcttctCTTATTAGTAGAGACTTATGtatcattttgattttattttcgtGAAACATTTATCCtcataaaattcagattttattctcaaaaacatatatgactttattctcatacaatttcgactttattctcgtaatttaaaaaaaataaattcttagtATGGCCCTAAAACTTTGTTGTATACATTCCAAAGCCTTTCTAGCATATTTAAGAAGTGTAACATATTTACTGACTggccataaaaagaaaatgagagacATGCAAGAACTAAAGTTAGACTTAAAtgagtttcatttaaaattaattagcGAGATCAAAATAATCTTgctaattaattttaagattttatattaaaatcttaaaattatattacaattttaatataattaaaatcttatattaaatttttttttaatttttcctacTGTCTTATTTTTGAACGTCGTATTGATGAATagcttaaaaaaactgaatattctGTCAAAACTGAGATACAAGCTTCCTTAGGATTTGTAAATCCAAATTAGACTCCAGagaagtcagtgcctcaccagccaTGAACCTCACTGCACATCCCTGGTTCAGCTATatgacacaaaaaatgtttcagactgTAACTGACTGGTTTTTACTGTTCAGATGAAAGACTTCAGCTCAGCAGTGGAAATCCCCATGAACTGCATCTTCCCTGTGAAGAACTACAGTGAAGAAATCGACATGAATGATGATATTGATGCTCTGATCCTGAGCGCTCTGAGGAATATGATCAACTTTGGAGACGACTTCATTGAGAAGATTTAAACTGAGATGTAGAGAAAACAGTAAGATGGAACAGGTTCAGTTCTACTAGGACATAGTTAAAGTTTCATTATGTTATGCTAGGTTAGGTCTTTTTAATTTTCGAGTCCAGTTTTGGACTTGAGACATAAATGGAAACCAACATTTAGCGGAAAaacgtttcagttttttttaatggtattCTATCAGCGAATAAAAACTTGATATTTTTAAGCTAGTATAACAATAGCAAACATTATTGGAATGTGTTCCTCTCAGTTTACAGTGTATAAAATTAGGATAGACACAAGTTATGGGTGTTGCAATGTGATTTAAAATGCCATTATGATGGAAGATGGTAACAGGATCATTTTCTCgacaaaaattgttttaaatcaaactataaaaatgtcctttttaccgcagttgttttagttttgtatttctggggaaaaaactattttcttttgtaaaatcaaTGCTCATGCATTTATACCCTTATGTTTACTAAATTGTACTGCTTGATAAGGTGTCTTTTATCTCTGcttttcatgtaaagcactttaaattatTCTTTGTGCAAAGaggctgtacaaataaacttgcttTGCCTTTTCTTATCAGTTTCAGATTGCATAAGCAGTAGCTATGCAATGATATGTTAATAAGCATGTCCGAGCTGTTGGGTTGATTGGAGATGGTGTAAGTTTTATGTAAGATTAAGATTCAATGTTCTATTAGAAGTTTGAATAAACATTCTCAATGTCACCTACTAATCTTGTTAGTTTATCAACTCTTGGTTAATTTGTTGAGAGTTGGATTCAACACATATAAACTATAGCTAGCTAAGCATGATCTTCATGattcaacaaatgaaaattatgtAATTGATATGTGTTCTGGTTGTGGTTAAAAAAGGTTCTGTTTCTGCAAGCAACGTTTGGAAGATATGAATGTGGTTGAAACACCCCTGGTGGTCAAAAGCCCATGTCATACTTTTAACATTCTTCTGTTTTAGACATTACTACATTTAGAAATATGGTAGTTCAGACCATTTTTTGACATACCACCTcaagaagagaagaaacaaataaggaatttttaaaaaattattttaatttggtgATGTATGAAGAAGCCAGGTTTACCTAGCTTCAATGTACATATAACAGAGAAGAGAAGCTGCCTGTTAAAGCTATTTACTTGTGCCAAATTGTTCTTCTGACAGTTTGGCACATTTGATTGATGGGTTTCTACACCAGGGGCACAGGTGtttaaattttcagattttttttctcaatacaCAGATAAAACCATAAGTTTATATACACTGAATGAAAGGACACATACACCTTTTTTCATCCCAGTTTGATGCAAAAGCAGATAAAAtgtctcttgttttaggtcattcAGAGTTAACCAAAcaatttatatttgctaaatgtcacaataatgaGAAAGAATCTGTCAGAGATTtattaattgatattttaaacatctgaagcTTACAGAATGATTATTGACTCTAAACAATGACGAAAAACCCAGATAATTAAGCCATGGCTTTGGAAACTTCTGGTAGATGAAAGATGTCGATTTAAGTTGAcacctgtgaaaaaaaatatttcttgtttgacatgttAGGAATCTAAgtcaaaagaaatcagccaagataTTGGGGAAGAAAATGTGCAGCTGGACTAGACTGGTTCATCCTTGGGAATGATTTCAAGAAGCTATAGGCGCTGTATTCATCTGTCCaaacattataaatataaacatgatGGGTGTAGTGACTATTTGTCCAAAAACTCAGTTTCCAAAGCCAGGACACCATCATAAGTGTTTCCCCTCattgtttaaagagacagtacaCATTCCAAATGTAAGCTTCTTATTTTGAAGACAATAGCTAAATCTCTTCATATTATTTCTCTCATTAATATGGTGTTTAGCAAATATCCACAATTTTGATCATTCTATTTAAATTAAAGAGAAGTTTACTCTGATTTTACTTCTGACAGTGAGGAAGTTAAATAAAGGAAGTTaagaagttaaataaatgtttggcgCATGCAAACTTCTGGTTTCTACTCTAGGACAGGGTAAAAGGTTGTGATTAGTGCAAAACaccattattatttatttattttttccatttgctgttTATCTGCTTTAAGTTATAACTGAattttttgccatgttttgCAACTGGTAAAATAATATCACTGCAGGACAAAGAAATcagaaagtgaaagtaaaagaaaGTTTTACTGCAAGTCATGTGATTTACCTGAGCTACAGATGTTATTTAAGGGAACAGAATGTTGCTGTTGATTCATTTTGCAGCAGAGCAGTACCATAATATGGCATTTCTCATGGACATATTTGCGCGTGAGTGCATTTTACTTCAGAtgatttttctacatatttgcaGGAACAGATTCACAAAAGctttgacaaaatatttaatgcCAACAGAAGgcatcagattatttttgtcagattctgaaagtttctgtttcagtCTCAACTGAGGATATTTTTCAACAGTTAATGTGGTAGAAACTATGTGCAGAATTCTTTATGAGCAGCTCATTCACTCTGCAAGGCCCAtcatcacatttttcttttttcataggTTTCTTCCGCCAAGTCATGGAATCTCCTCGTAAGTTAAAGTGTTAAAATCAATGCAACCTAATCCTGCAAATTTACTCCCTTATGCTCCTGATGCTGTAAATGACTTCAAGGGAAAGTAAAGATATTAAATGTTGTTCACGTCAGTTTGGATAACAGTTAACAAAACTTTACTGTTAAACTGTTTGAATTTGTGACTGACTTGATGAAAGAAACTCCTCCAGGACCAGTAAAAgtaatgtttcttcttttcattctcTACAGAAGATGAGGGTGCTGAGTCTCCAAGTAAgtgataacattttatttctgaaatatgtTTGAGTCAGCTTCACAGAGTTataattcatgtttctgttcagttttggATGAACCATGGAGGGAATTATGTTGGGGGTGAGTTTACAGTAATGTTGTCATAATTAATtgataaaaccacaaacacacagaagtaCAACGCTCTGAGTTTTCTCATTGTGGAAAAGAATATTTTCGAGTCAAAGTTCAACTTTGTTTTTGGATAAGGACAGGTTCAGGGAAAATGAAAAGGTCTAATATGCAATTATTAAAGcttaaaatggttaaattatCGCTTGTGTAGAAGAGGCATGgggattttgtgtttctttaaaaggTGTGTTGGATGAAAATGTGACAGttaaggaaacagaaatattataGAATAATAAACTGCTGCACACCttatatcagaaaaaaatctacttaGCCATAAATTAAGCTCAACTCTGCTTCTGGGGTTTTCTTGACATTTCTTGAATCCTTTCTAAAGTCAGAGCTTgcagaaattttttttctctattttaaacaaaaaattgcATCTTTCTTTAAGTTATTTTCCATAGAAGTGAcggaaaatgaaatgtattttagtaCTTCATCGGGAAcgtgatttttttctaaatgatttttttcaaagcttCACCAATTGGTTGGTTTTTTGTACTGACCTCAAGAAGAATAGTTTATGCAGCATGCTCAATGAACAAAAACCAACTGATTCACTTTGTGTTCtcagacaaaaacagcagaatcttCAGTATGTTCAGGAATACAAACCTGAAAAAGACGACATCAGGTACCTCAGAGTCCTGCTTTATGGACCAGTTGGATCTGGAAAGTCCAGTTTCATCAACTCTGTCAGTAACGTCATTCGAGGTCGGATGACGGTTCCTGCTTGGGCCAGCACGATGACGTCTGACCAAAGCTTCAccaaaaaggtttgaaaactaaaatgcttcagtttatttttcagaaccAAGTCAATACTGCTGCAATACAaataagcttaaaaaaacagcttagcAGAACCAGATCAGGTCAGACTGGTTTCTCTAAAATGTTGTTTGAATACTGAATCTGTCCAGATTTATCTGTCTGCACAGATGGAGATTAGCTCCGAACTTCTTCCTGTTCCTGTCTGTTGATTCTGGTTCTGTGAGACTTTACTGGACCAATCTGAAAAATAACTGTAAGCCACAGCAGATTTTTGTCAAttaccatgtttttttctgtttcagtatGAGACCCATAAGTTCATTAAAGGACGAGGAACCACAAAGACCTTTTACCCTCTGGTCTTCAACGACATCATGGGACTGGAAGACGGAACAGACAAAGGAGTTCATGCTGATGACATCAAACTGGCTTTGAGAGGACATGTGAGGGAAAGTTATAAGGTGCAACAACCGGATGAATAAGTTCCAAAAAAATCTACTCTAATGACTGAATTAATCCAAAATTCAAAGACCAAAGATATGTCTGTTTGAAAGAGTTTCTGctgtatattttgtttcttttccagttcAACCCAGTTGCTCCTCTATCTCAGGATGACCCAGGCTACAACCCGACTCCCTCTGCTGATGACAAAGTTCATGTCCTGGTCTGCATGATGTCAGCCAACACTCATCAGATTAAACCATCAATTCTGGAGAAGGTGAAGAGCATCAGAGAAACAGCCAGTGACCTGGGTGAGTTTACACAGAATGATCTTATTACAGACTAGATCTATAATAAAATCTACCATCAATGTTTCTGGTTCTAACCTGAAGGATTTGTCATTTACTTTAAACCTTTTGAACTGATAAAAACTAAGGCTGCCAACATTTGTGATTAatcttaaaagtttaaaacgTTTATATTACTTAAATCATATTAATTGCATtcattattttgaagtaaaagcCTCCTCCCGGTgagtttacagaaaataatgtcATTTAGACTACATGCTGACCAAACAGATCCATAACGAGGTCCACTGTTAGTGTATCTGGCTCCAGTGTGAAGGAGACTCCATCTGATTtcattgtcatttattttagcCTTTGGTACTGATAAAAACAAGTATTATGTCTCTTTTCCTGCAGGAATTCCTCATATGGCCATGATGACACACATTGATGAAGCCTGCGGTGAAATTGAGAAAGACTTGAGGAATGTCTACAAGAGCAAGTATGTGAGAAAAAAGGTGAGTTTCAGTTACACAGTTCAGTGAAGTAACATGCAGCTAATGGAGGTTGGCaggtaaaatattaatttattcttgtagtattatgactttttaatgtttgttttttttttatttggtacGGTCCTAAAACTCCATCATAGGTATTCCATTGTTTGTctaatacatttaataaataactatTAAGTCTTTCTGATCCACCATAAAACTTCAGTGAAAATACACAGGGCGAGGCCAGTAAATTGTCTCACTGGCAGGGGACAGTGCTGAACTCCGTAAGCTCTTCTTCTATGCATTATAAAGTGAAAACAATTGGAAAAATACAGTCAATCGTTTCAGGATGACTCTTTTCCTTGGAGATCATCTGTGCTAAAGCTGCAAGATTTttagaaatgaaaggaaaacaagagACAAGCTAGGGAATGTTTACAGAGTGACATAAAGTATTCATGGGGAAGGATAGAAGTTTGGACTTTATATACAAATAAAGGTGAGACTATACATGAGTTTCGGGTTTAATAGTACAAatccaaaaaaatacatttaaattgcacTGTTGAACATCATAGTATTGatgaaaagcatttaaaaaaaataactaattatgTAAAAATTGAGATATAAGCTTCCATTTGGATTTATAAATCTGACTCCAGAGACGTTAGTGACTCACCACACATTACCTGTTCAAcaatataacaaaaaatgtttcagactgTTAATGCAACTGGTTTTTACTGTTCAGATGAAAGACTTCAGCGCAGCAGTGGGAATCCCCATGAACTGCATCTTTCCTGTGAAGAACTACAGTGAAGAAATCAGCTTGAACGATGATATTGATTCTCTGATCCTGAGCGCTCTGAGGACAATGGTCGACTTTGGAGACGACTTTATTGAAAAGATTTAAACTGAGATGTAGAGAAAACAGTGATGTGAAGAAAGTACAGATGCATACAATATACTGTATATCCACATAAAGTTATGTTAGGTCATATTAACTGGAATGCGTTTTTGAACTTgagaattaaaagaaacattttgtagaGGAAGCAGTTTTATAGAattattcaaaagtaaaatcttGATATTATCTTTTTAGGTGAAGCGTGGTGTTTAGGTCAGTATACCAGTCAGTATACCAGTCTAAAGTAGAAGCAGCTCCTTCCAACTCTCTATGAAAGTTAGTTTTCATTATCTTAAAAACTCTAAACAGTTCTTTTCTATATTAGtctgtcttgtgtttttaatactGTTTATGTGAATTTTCctttatctttttaatttgttatgagtctttcatctgtttttcatgtaaagcactttaatgACCCTGTGTGCAAAGtggctgtacaaataaacttgcactgcctttttttaaccaattttacATTACAATGGTTTTTGCCATGCAATTTGATACAATGTTAATCATATCTAGACTGTCCAGTTGATTGCTGTGACTTTTACCTCYTGTTATGTtgcgggtcaatttgacccgtttcaaagtttaaaattttttaaaaaatagttagaagtattttttctgcatgacactttttctatttgtcctAATAGGTGCACtctatgtataaaataaaaatggttcatTTTNNNNNNCCCCCCGGGTCTATTTGTTACATAGATACTGTTCGGCAGTCAAGTTGAATggtaaaaaggttaaaaaaaatgtccaattttatttgtttctttgcacCTATGAGACATATTTCACCACACAAACACCACACCACACCACACCACACCACACCACACGCACACAAACCCACTCTTTCACTATTGTCTTTACTTCACTAGGAAGCTGccagaaagcaggtgttcatacaacttttgacaggaaccttttctgttcccctggacaaactccacccacactgagtggacactcagtaTAAATGGAGAGGGGAACATAAATACTCTCCTAAACACATTACACACTGAAGGTACATGTGATATCGTCACTGTCAGAGATCAGGAAATGAGCCgcagggaaataaaaagatgaaaacccTGGAAGCTCTGGAACTTCTTGTTGATCATTCCAGGGTTGACTAGGATGGCAGTAACTTACATTATAGACATCAAGTCAGTATTGCACTCAGGCCTCGTGCAATACAGAAAATCATTGTTGAAATGACAAATCTAAAAGGAAGAAGAGTTTTGGGAGAGAACTGGAAGGAGCTGGACCAAATGCATTTACATGCACATTTGGAGGGGTGTGGAGGTCCTCATTCTGACCAGAGTTTATAAGTCAAAGGATGAGTCAACAGCCAGTCTAAGGGATGCAGAGAATGAGTAGCGACCCTACTCATTTAGGCAATAAATGCCTTCCACACAGctaaatatggcataaaaatctGGGCAGCACGTgatgaaaaacacagttttgttttgaacatgcAGGTTTAAACTGGAAAACCAGCTGGAGGATCATCTTCAggactcatttatcttgattttaatcagcgggtcaatttgacccagaGCAGAAAAGTGTCTGAAGTTCAATTATAAACATcaccccttcaaaaaaaaaaaatctaaatgtaatataaaaaaatttacaaaaaatcactttcaagGATAGTTAGTGTCATTTTGTGTTTAGGTTTATTCAATGggcataaaaaaatgaaaatcacattttttatgtccaaatgagtaaattGTCATCATTGatcctttatttgtgagaaataaaaaaacatcagtgcacaaatattgattgaaatggttagtattggagttaataatcagatacaaaaaagatttggaggaatttttttggtttctgacactatAGCATGACTAAACACTCCCCGGGTtaaattgacccacgaacattattgctgtacctcagaaacgaacataataggagggttaagcCAAAAATGGAATGTTCAAttcaaagttttaataaattccacaaatgtttattagtcttaataattttgatttatttgttgagTTGGACGCAACTTTTCATGTAAAACActaaatactttcaaaaatgCTTTTGGGACAGACTGCATTTGTGCTGTATTTGTTCACCAGTTGTTCAAAGGACATCAAAACTCCTTCActataaagattttatttaagccTTTATTCAGCCACATTCTAATCCCTCTGTCTGCTCTTCCTGGTTTGAATCTGTTATTTCTCCTAATAGGAGACAGACGGAGATCTTGGACATCTTATCTAAGACCGTATGAGAGTGGTGCCAAACTgatattgtgtttttgaggaaaggatttttggtgttttttattaGATGTTAAGTTGAGCTGAGTAAAGATAGGATGTCAAAGGTAATGTTAATGAGTTGTTCTCTATTTGTACCCAGGAGGTTCTGTCACTGGTGGAAAAATAACAAGTAGCAGCATAAAGTTGCGCTGCACAATAGTACAGCTTAACGTTCGGCACTCTAAGCCCACCTCGATCATAGAACAGATGAAGAAGAGAGAGTCGCAATCTGGGGCGTTTATTGTTCCATATAAATTTGGTAAAGGCTTTATCCATAGAGGAAAAGAAGGAAGCCGGAATGTGAAAAGGAATGGACGGGAAAAGGTATAATTGGGAGAATGGACATTTTATACAGGcgattttttattatattatatttgaCAGGAGGCCACTGGAGTTGGAGTAAGATTGTGTTGATGTAGCGGAAAGAggttttaataattataattaataataatagctGAATTTTGTACCACTTGACGCTTTTGGAGGAATTCTGGAGGAAGaccaaacatatttacagtagTTGAT
Proteins encoded:
- the LOC103460044 gene encoding interferon-induced protein 44-like — encoded protein: MFESASQSYNSCFCSVLDEPWRELCWGQKQQNLQYVQEYKPEKDDIRYLRVLLYGPVGSGKSSFINSVSNVIRGRMTVPAWASTMTSDQSFTKKYETHKFIKGRGTTKTFYPLVFNDIMGLEDGTDKGVHADDIKLALRGHVRESYKFNPVAPLSQDDPGYNPTPSADDKVHVLVCMMSANTHQIKPSILEKVKSIRETASDLGIPHMAMMTHIDEACGEIEKDLRNVYKSKYVRKKMKDFSAAVGIPMNCIFPVKNYSEEISLNDDIDSLILSALRTMVDFGDDFIEKI